The region gtaggatcactagtctaatattgtgacagagctgtgttgtatgtgtgctgtaggatcaccagtgtaatattgtgacagagctgtgttgtgtgtgtgctgtaggatcactagtgtaatattgtgacagagctgtgttttgtgtgtgctgtaggatcactagtgtaatattgtgacagagctgtgttgtgtgttatagGAGCCCTGGGTGGAAAGTGGGCAGTCTGGTTGCCTCAGAATATAAATGCTCTGCATGGATCCTGTGTGCTGATTCCCTGCGGATTTGATACCAAGTctgattttgaaaataaactgccACAGGCTAAAATACAATGGCTTAGAGACAAGGATAATGCTGTAGTGTTTGATTCTAAAAGCCAATCTAAATCTCATCTGCAAGGAACGTTCACTGGAGACCTGCCTAGCAAGACCTGCACTACACTCCTAGAGAACCTTCCAAAAAGTGGCCGTGATAAATATTACTTAAGATTAGATGAACCCATCAAATGGTCTTATAGAGGAACATTTCTTCAACTTGATATCACAGGTAGTGCCCTTTCTGGTCAATGACACAGTTTTCTTTGTTTCATTAGTAGTAATGTAcatagtaatgtaatgtcagagTGTGTATGGTTAAGCGGCCATTCTTCAGAAAGCTCAACTTCAAAATATACCGTAAATATCCCATACCTGAATGGCATAGCATTGCAGAACGTATGAGGGTATGAACTAGTACAGAAAACATTTGACAACCTGGGCTGCTACCTGTTTATTTGCAGAAAGAATTGTACTTCATGTTGGTGTCAAATTGTCTTATTcactttttatgttttaatttgtgTGTATTCATCCAACACTGTTCATGTGGTAATTAGTGAGTTCTGTTTGACTCTAATCCTGAGACAGACAGTAACCCATCCTCATGTCTCCATGTCTCCTAGACTCTCCACCCAAACCCAAGTTAACCacagagaaggtggaggtgatggaggggacctctgtgagtttgagctgctctgctgcagccccctgtcccaaactccccccAAATCTGACATGgacccccaggctgagtgacagTGTGGATCAACTGCAAGAGAATGAGGATAAAAccacatctgtgtcttctgttcTGACCTTCACTGCTTCCCACCTCCACCATGGGCAGAAGATCACCTGCAGGGCACTTTACCCACTGCAACAAGGAGGCAATCAGACATCTGAGGCCAGTCTGATTCTCGGAGTTCTATGTAAGAGAGCTGGAATgcacagtattattattttgatttagtAAATCAaggaatattaaataataacttcagtgtcagtcagtccctctggttcagtgttagagggcagctcagtgactctgacctgcagcagtaaaccagcccaccagtgcagaactaCACCTGGTATAGAGTGAATGGGACAGAGATGAACACTGTAGGAACTGGATAGAATCTCACCTTCAATGTGACTGAGTCCAGTGACAGTGAACAGTAATACTGTGAAGCACAGAATGAACATGGCAAGGAGAACTCGACAACTGTACTGCTGAATGTGATATGTAGGTTCAGTGTTTGATAATTATATCATATTcatttaatacagtatataactgTGTTGTTACTAACTGTGGCaccctgtgttcagacatgcctcAGATCTCTGGCTCTGGGAGCTgcagcagaactgcagcagaGATCAGCTGCTCCTGTGAGAGCCGTGGGAATCCCTCTCCCAGCATGGAGTGGCGTGTGTCTGGACTGCGGGTCACTAACTCTACTGACAGAGTCATCAGGGAGGAGCAGCTGGGGAACACAGGCCTGAGGAGCTCCCTCACCATGCGCCACTCACAGGGAGACATGGCCACTCTCCTCTGCCTCAGTACCAACGCTCTCGGGAACACCAGCCTCCAGCTCCACGCCCCGTCTCCACAGCAACACTCAGGTATATGGACACAATTCTC is a window of Conger conger chromosome 1, fConCon1.1, whole genome shotgun sequence DNA encoding:
- the LOC133138802 gene encoding myelin-associated glycoprotein-like, whose product is MGALGGKWAVWLPQNINALHGSCVLIPCGFDTKSDFENKLPQAKIQWLRDKDNAVVFDSKSQSKSHLQGTFTGDLPSKTCTTLLENLPKSGRDKYYLRLDEPIKWSYRGTFLQLDITDSPPKPKLTTEKVEVMEGTSVSLSCSAAAPCPKLPPNLTWTPRLSDSVDQLQENEDKTTSVSSVLTFTASHLHHGQKITCRALYPLQQGGNQTSEASLILGVLYMPQISGSGSCSRTAAEISCSCESRGNPSPSMEWRVSGLRVTNSTDRVIREEQLGNTGLRSSLTMRHSQGDMATLLCLSTNALGNTSLQLHAPSPQQHSGVSIPSLLIGAAAGVAAMVIVCLIVKAIQKLARKKRDSQCCESGWKDTEKSSPQSEEEPVYSNHSMATTQPRDPQLGGTEPQPLAEDRNKAELESMHYSSIKHSPRSVEAQGQDAREGAAGHGDDVVYSQVARKKKTKKGKQQDGDGLGEGQGEREGQREG